In one window of uncultured Draconibacterium sp. DNA:
- a CDS encoding toll/interleukin-1 receptor domain-containing protein: protein MTEENTIEKLKYLAENIQLAKLGKRGKEAHVNSYIVIDEYHEWRTESEDLFSQFFDESNSQYSKFISLPRTGNGHVLMHYFNQQYPIFKLLINKIEKGEKMKIENPKESHESKEEKSIFISHATKDKDIVDAFVDVILQGGLSVPIDKIFCVSTDGTKIESGADWRDSINESLLSAKINFLIITPNYKESEVCMNEMGAAWVTSATVLPLIVDPINYKTVGIIQEPKQIEKLLDEKSLDRIKDIVQKSMEIPTELIRSDRWTAKKTEFLIRVEKHISANSFDVPMDRNAFDELIKQNTDLESTIKYLIAEKAELEGLISELKRAKDKQEVETIIKKRTPSTQFQEFLELTSIVNKLLANNSSIINGIIFKSYSGKEVTIQWEGNKEDIDEAFANDFIDEDLEVRWDTTTEMIKIKSALDKVEKFLSKRLKNDFFQSYEENFDAPMKLNNKKFWEEVFEISVSFS from the coding sequence ATGACTGAAGAAAATACAATCGAAAAACTTAAATATTTAGCTGAGAACATTCAATTAGCGAAACTCGGAAAACGAGGAAAAGAAGCCCATGTAAATTCATACATTGTTATTGATGAATATCATGAGTGGAGGACAGAATCAGAAGATTTATTTTCTCAATTCTTTGATGAATCAAACTCTCAATATTCAAAATTTATAAGCCTTCCAAGAACGGGAAATGGACATGTTTTGATGCATTATTTCAACCAACAATATCCAATATTTAAGCTCTTAATAAATAAAATCGAAAAAGGAGAAAAAATGAAAATTGAGAATCCAAAAGAATCCCATGAATCCAAAGAGGAAAAATCAATTTTTATTAGTCATGCGACTAAAGATAAAGATATTGTTGATGCGTTTGTAGATGTAATATTGCAAGGTGGTTTGAGTGTTCCAATTGATAAAATATTTTGTGTTTCGACTGATGGTACAAAAATAGAATCAGGAGCAGATTGGAGAGATTCGATAAACGAAAGTTTACTAAGTGCAAAAATCAATTTTTTGATAATAACACCAAATTATAAAGAAAGTGAAGTATGCATGAACGAGATGGGAGCTGCTTGGGTAACAAGTGCGACTGTTTTGCCTTTAATTGTTGACCCTATCAATTATAAAACTGTGGGGATTATTCAGGAACCTAAGCAAATTGAAAAACTATTAGATGAAAAAAGTTTGGACAGGATTAAAGATATTGTTCAGAAAAGTATGGAGATTCCAACAGAACTAATTAGAAGTGACAGGTGGACAGCAAAAAAGACGGAATTTCTGATAAGAGTCGAAAAACATATTTCTGCAAACTCATTTGATGTACCAATGGATAGAAACGCATTTGATGAACTTATTAAACAAAATACAGACTTAGAAAGTACCATTAAATATCTAATAGCAGAAAAAGCAGAATTAGAAGGTTTGATTAGCGAACTTAAGAGAGCTAAAGACAAGCAAGAAGTTGAAACAATAATTAAAAAGAGAACTCCATCTACTCAATTTCAGGAATTTTTGGAATTAACGTCAATAGTAAATAAACTACTTGCAAATAATTCAAGCATTATAAATGGAATAATATTCAAATCATATTCGGGGAAGGAAGTTACCATACAATGGGAAGGTAATAAAGAAGATATTGACGAGGCATTTGCAAATGATTTTATTGATGAAGATTTGGAGGTAAGATGGGATACAACCACTGAGATGATTAAAATAAAATCTGCTTTAGACAAGGTTGAAAAATTTCTTAGTAAAAGGTTGAAAAATGATTTTTTTCAATCCTACGAAGAAAACTTCGATGCTCCAATGAAATTGAATAACAAGAAATTTTGGGAAGAAGTATTTGAGATTTCCGTTAGTTTCAGTTAG
- a CDS encoding endonuclease, with amino-acid sequence MRQILIILFLLRFTLTSFAQIPEGYYSTANDLSGEQLKSALHEIIKDHKEFPYTSSSTDTWDILKETDKDTANPENVILFYSGWSVNAAQEYNNNTGWSREHIWAKSHGDFGTTMGAGTDVHHLQPADITVNSARNNKDFDNGGEIYVDGDGITECRTDNDSWEARDKVKGDIARMLFYMAVRYEGEGDEPDLELVDEVNTYDLNETGKGYHGKLSTLLQWHLQDPVDSFEINRNDVVYSYQENRNPFIDHPEYVDLIWNGLTSTELINESDITIYPNPAKDYVVINLPDRNNAKGLVYNLNGKLVANFDFNLNYKFSTTDINSGIYILHIATKDQVFMSKLVISK; translated from the coding sequence ATGAGGCAGATATTAATCATCCTATTTTTATTACGGTTCACCTTAACTTCTTTCGCTCAAATACCCGAAGGTTATTATTCAACTGCAAATGATTTATCAGGAGAACAGCTTAAATCGGCACTCCACGAGATAATCAAAGACCACAAAGAATTTCCATATACATCAAGTTCAACGGATACATGGGACATACTAAAAGAAACCGATAAAGACACTGCAAACCCAGAGAATGTAATACTGTTTTATTCGGGTTGGTCTGTTAATGCTGCTCAAGAATACAACAATAATACTGGTTGGTCACGAGAACATATTTGGGCGAAATCTCATGGTGATTTTGGAACAACAATGGGAGCAGGAACTGATGTTCATCATTTACAACCAGCAGACATAACAGTTAATTCGGCACGGAATAATAAAGATTTTGATAATGGTGGTGAAATTTATGTCGATGGTGATGGTATAACTGAGTGTAGAACCGATAATGATTCATGGGAAGCCAGAGATAAGGTGAAAGGAGATATTGCTCGTATGCTCTTTTATATGGCTGTCAGGTATGAAGGTGAGGGTGATGAACCTGATTTGGAATTAGTCGATGAGGTAAATACATACGATTTAAATGAAACAGGTAAAGGTTATCACGGCAAACTTTCAACGTTATTGCAATGGCATCTACAAGACCCTGTGGATTCGTTTGAGATTAACAGGAATGATGTAGTTTATAGTTACCAAGAGAATAGGAATCCATTCATAGACCATCCTGAGTATGTTGATTTAATTTGGAATGGTTTAACTTCAACCGAATTAATTAATGAATCTGATATTACCATTTACCCAAATCCAGCGAAAGATTATGTGGTTATTAATTTGCCTGATAGGAATAATGCGAAGGGATTGGTGTATAATTTAAATGGCAAGTTAGTTGCGAATTTTGATTTTAATCTAAATTATAAATTTTCAACGACTGACATTAACTCAGGAATATACATTCTGCACATCGCCACAAAAGACCAAGTTTTTATGTCCAAATTGGTGATTTCGAAATGA
- a CDS encoding ATP-binding protein, translating to MSELKINEQSIRTELKSYKDNAYRCLFEYLWNSFDAGATRIDINFDLPKEGIGYVNNVRIIDNGNGWDFDNNLNTETFLASTKSQTSSSDKTLPKGKFGRGRYAFIWVAEKIEILSYNQKITLEHSTQIDKETIAQPIRGTEIRFLGIYTNLSDSLIKSEDLKEQLLYEFGWFLTENEKYKIFINGVELDITGMIKEQRVIETDEFPDNIRQHLDCKISAKIIVWEKKPSEYSKFYFLDENNLEIFKQNTGLNKKRDDFWHSVYIASSLFQNNHSIKDENDNNEQTTLELGERKLKKTQRRVIQYLKQELTNMRKPYLVIQSEYVLEELKEDKIIPELTQFGIYDEQSFDDLIKTIYTITPSLFTGKGNAEKRFICSTFAGLLSTQDDILIKIILEQLQELTEDEKKDLLDILNRTTLTNVVKTIKEIDHRLEVLDKLKILISEYEKETLEVKHLQKILDENFWIFGEQFRLFSTTEGALKNVLVKYAKEILEIKDPELTTQPNGEVDLFLTKSEAFAENKHKNIVVELKRASKKLTENVEYKQINDYRKKILEQNLCNGENQYWEFYLIGKNYDTGISELIENSKQHGEKEKGLTLCIKDGRVKIFVRKWSDILEVEWGIKMKYLREKLEIQSKKQPNSSPEKIVSNLISEN from the coding sequence ATGAGTGAATTAAAAATTAATGAACAATCCATAAGAACAGAGTTAAAATCATACAAAGACAATGCTTATAGGTGTCTTTTCGAATATCTGTGGAATTCATTTGATGCTGGTGCAACACGAATTGATATTAATTTTGATTTACCCAAAGAAGGAATAGGGTATGTAAATAACGTTCGAATTATTGATAATGGTAATGGATGGGATTTTGATAATAATTTAAATACTGAAACATTTTTAGCTTCCACTAAAAGTCAAACAAGTTCTTCAGATAAAACCTTGCCAAAAGGCAAGTTTGGAAGAGGAAGATACGCTTTTATTTGGGTTGCTGAAAAAATTGAGATACTAAGTTATAATCAAAAAATTACATTAGAACATAGCACACAGATTGACAAAGAAACTATCGCCCAGCCAATCAGAGGCACGGAAATTCGTTTTTTAGGTATTTACACCAATCTTTCAGATAGCCTAATTAAATCAGAAGACTTAAAGGAGCAATTGTTATATGAATTTGGATGGTTTTTAACAGAAAATGAAAAATATAAAATTTTTATAAACGGTGTTGAGCTTGATATCACAGGGATGATAAAAGAGCAAAGAGTTATTGAAACTGATGAGTTTCCTGATAATATACGTCAACATTTAGATTGCAAGATTAGCGCCAAAATAATTGTATGGGAGAAAAAACCTTCAGAATATTCTAAGTTTTATTTTTTGGATGAAAACAATCTCGAAATTTTTAAACAAAACACAGGATTAAACAAGAAAAGAGATGACTTCTGGCATTCTGTTTATATCGCATCATCACTTTTCCAAAATAACCATAGCATCAAAGATGAAAATGATAATAACGAACAAACAACACTGGAACTTGGAGAAAGAAAATTAAAAAAGACTCAAAGACGTGTCATCCAATATTTGAAACAAGAACTAACAAATATGAGGAAGCCATATTTGGTGATTCAGTCAGAATACGTTTTAGAAGAATTAAAAGAAGATAAAATAATACCAGAACTAACTCAATTTGGAATATACGATGAACAATCATTTGATGATTTAATTAAAACTATTTACACAATTACTCCATCGTTGTTTACTGGAAAAGGAAACGCAGAAAAGAGATTTATATGTTCAACGTTTGCTGGATTGTTATCAACACAGGATGACATACTAATAAAAATAATTTTGGAACAACTACAGGAACTAACAGAAGATGAAAAAAAGGACTTGCTTGATATTTTAAACCGTACTACTTTAACCAATGTAGTTAAAACAATTAAAGAAATTGACCATAGATTAGAAGTATTAGATAAATTGAAAATATTAATCTCTGAATATGAAAAAGAAACTCTTGAAGTAAAACATCTTCAAAAGATTTTAGATGAAAATTTCTGGATTTTTGGTGAACAGTTTAGGCTTTTTAGTACGACAGAAGGTGCATTAAAAAATGTATTGGTAAAATATGCTAAAGAAATACTGGAAATTAAAGACCCTGAGTTGACCACACAACCGAATGGTGAAGTTGATTTGTTCTTGACTAAATCAGAGGCATTTGCAGAAAATAAACATAAAAATATTGTGGTAGAATTGAAAAGAGCGTCTAAAAAATTAACAGAGAATGTAGAGTATAAGCAAATAAATGATTACAGGAAAAAGATTTTAGAACAAAATTTATGTAATGGGGAAAATCAGTATTGGGAGTTTTACTTAATTGGCAAAAACTACGATACTGGAATATCTGAATTGATTGAAAATTCAAAACAACATGGTGAAAAGGAAAAAGGACTTACCTTGTGTATTAAAGATGGACGTGTAAAAATATTTGTTCGAAAATGGTCTGATATATTGGAAGTTGAATGGGGAATAAAAATGAAATATTTAAGAGAAAAATTAGAAATCCAATCTAAAAAGCAACCGAATAGCTCTCCTGAAAAAATTGTTAGCAACTTAATAAGTGAAAATTAA
- a CDS encoding SOS response-associated peptidase family protein: MFDRFVLASRYQRIREKFDMASLPEGEVFVPSFNIAPDDEAYVLLPELTLNPESLTTNKVLQTIFMEQTPTRVIRKMQFGLLGVEKQTKYFIRSEGDRNLKNDPLYTGSKAIFLNHKYKRVIRNNRCLVLADAFIIGIDDMPYLLYLKDHKRPFGMAGLWNATTDENGFKTHSFGILTVPANPLMKRLGKDRMPVIIPSNLERRWLRKEIELSQVLSMLNPYPHHLMNAYPISDKIRDVKHNILSVIQPVGRRIYSEKVELLSRRKAKVQRNDDNLPSWGETTQMGRSDNE; encoded by the coding sequence ATGTTTGATAGATTTGTTTTAGCATCAAGATACCAACGGATTAGAGAGAAATTCGACATGGCATCATTGCCTGAAGGAGAGGTTTTCGTTCCATCATTCAATATTGCACCTGATGATGAAGCGTACGTTCTTCTTCCTGAATTGACTCTTAATCCTGAATCGTTAACAACAAACAAAGTTCTTCAAACAATTTTCATGGAACAAACACCAACACGTGTAATTAGAAAGATGCAGTTTGGACTTCTGGGCGTAGAAAAACAAACAAAATATTTCATAAGAAGCGAAGGTGACCGAAACCTAAAAAATGACCCACTCTACACAGGAAGCAAAGCCATCTTTTTAAACCACAAATACAAACGAGTAATACGAAATAATAGGTGTTTGGTGTTAGCTGATGCATTTATTATAGGGATTGATGATATGCCATATTTGTTGTATTTAAAAGACCATAAACGACCTTTTGGCATGGCTGGACTGTGGAATGCCACAACCGATGAGAATGGTTTTAAAACGCATTCTTTTGGCATCTTAACCGTGCCAGCAAATCCACTGATGAAAAGGTTGGGTAAAGATAGAATGCCTGTTATTATTCCAAGTAACTTGGAAAGAAGATGGTTGAGAAAAGAAATTGAATTATCGCAGGTATTATCGATGCTCAATCCTTATCCACATCATTTGATGAATGCTTATCCCATTTCGGATAAGATTAGGGATGTGAAACATAATATCTTGTCGGTTATTCAACCAGTGGGTAGGAGAATCTATTCAGAAAAAGTGGAGTTGCTGAGTCGAAGAAAAGCTAAAGTTCAACGGAATGATGATAACCTACCAAGTTGGGGAGAAACTACCCAGATGGGGCGGTCTGATAATGAGTAA
- a CDS encoding agmatine deiminase family protein, whose amino-acid sequence MISDRETNKIFLSNRLKLDYPKTCSEIEQTLITFGIQPNFLPQTKDIWVRDYMPIQVNKETFIEYRYDPDYLQGTTKNTREIKTYPDMVCDAISLPTKKTDIILDGGNVVRSKNTIILTDKVVAENKRTYNKHQLLDKLHELFQVDKVVLIPWDDKCEYGYSDGMLRFINDDTVLISGFYDTADLELKEYLLKSLKKAKLNWEWLRCFNKEKERNITYINFLQTKDLILIPKLNILEDEVAFEQVSKYYNDYAENNRIAEVDMSEIAKLGGALNCISWTIKQ is encoded by the coding sequence ATGATTTCAGACAGAGAAACAAATAAGATATTCTTATCGAATCGATTAAAACTTGATTATCCAAAGACATGTTCTGAAATCGAGCAGACCCTAATTACATTTGGGATTCAACCAAATTTTCTTCCACAAACAAAGGACATCTGGGTAAGAGATTATATGCCAATTCAGGTAAATAAAGAAACGTTTATTGAATACAGGTATGACCCAGATTATTTGCAAGGCACAACGAAAAATACTCGTGAAATCAAAACATATCCTGATATGGTTTGTGATGCAATTAGTTTACCAACAAAGAAGACAGACATAATTTTAGATGGAGGCAATGTGGTTAGGTCAAAAAATACAATAATCCTGACGGATAAGGTTGTTGCTGAAAATAAGAGAACTTACAATAAGCATCAACTTTTGGACAAGTTGCATGAATTGTTTCAGGTTGATAAAGTTGTCTTAATTCCGTGGGATGATAAATGCGAATATGGTTATTCAGATGGCATGCTAAGATTCATAAATGACGATACAGTATTGATTAGCGGTTTCTATGATACTGCTGATTTAGAGTTAAAAGAATACCTATTAAAATCACTTAAAAAAGCGAAGTTAAACTGGGAGTGGTTAAGGTGTTTCAATAAAGAGAAAGAGAGAAATATAACATACATTAACTTTTTGCAAACCAAAGACTTGATTCTGATTCCAAAGTTAAACATTTTAGAAGATGAAGTAGCATTTGAGCAGGTATCAAAATATTATAATGATTATGCTGAGAACAATAGAATTGCTGAGGTTGATATGTCAGAAATTGCCAAATTGGGTGGGGCATTAAATTGTATTTCGTGGACAATCAAGCAATGA
- a CDS encoding DUF4238 domain-containing protein: MEKKIKTETKKQHFVPRTYLKNFGYRKNDDYYLNVFPKNKSADNIFESNIKNICAENHLYTLKGDIASRQLLENIYSNVFEHEYPELYEVLSNDNIHEITIEKKTSIVSAIITMFYRTKKWLNQINDLNNAAIDKVFQLSKQYNVEYYTDPNGNKVSIKNKSLKELQQNRKDEIRIPFVLTQLEIALKLIELKLNDSIYVFKVEGDIDYVTSDNPVFAVNINKQLTMPFDVDNAYYLPISNKYLLSIFPTQSFSASNKIIRMTMRREQVAKMNKVQLMNCDKFIIGTKNELINTIK; this comes from the coding sequence ATGGAAAAGAAAATTAAAACAGAGACAAAAAAACAACATTTTGTTCCTCGGACATATCTTAAAAACTTTGGATACAGGAAAAATGACGATTATTATTTAAATGTTTTCCCAAAAAACAAATCCGCTGACAATATTTTTGAGAGTAACATAAAAAATATTTGTGCAGAAAATCACCTTTATACTTTGAAAGGAGATATTGCATCAAGACAATTATTAGAAAATATTTATTCTAATGTTTTTGAGCACGAATATCCTGAATTATATGAAGTATTATCTAATGACAACATACATGAAATCACCATTGAAAAAAAGACCTCAATAGTGTCTGCAATTATAACCATGTTCTACAGAACAAAAAAATGGTTAAATCAGATTAATGATTTAAACAACGCAGCTATTGATAAGGTGTTTCAACTCAGCAAACAATATAATGTAGAATATTATACTGACCCTAATGGGAATAAAGTGAGTATAAAGAATAAGTCTCTTAAAGAATTACAACAAAATAGGAAAGATGAAATTCGAATTCCATTCGTCTTAACTCAACTTGAAATAGCACTTAAATTGATTGAGCTAAAGTTAAATGACAGTATATACGTTTTTAAAGTTGAAGGTGATATTGACTATGTAACGTCAGATAATCCAGTATTTGCAGTAAACATTAATAAGCAATTGACAATGCCATTTGATGTAGATAATGCTTACTATCTGCCGATTAGCAATAAATATTTGTTATCAATATTTCCTACGCAAAGTTTTTCAGCAAGTAATAAGATTATAAGAATGACTATGAGGCGAGAGCAAGTAGCAAAAATGAATAAAGTGCAATTAATGAATTGTGATAAATTTATAATTGGAACAAAAAACGAATTAATTAATACAATAAAATGA
- a CDS encoding helix-turn-helix transcriptional regulator, producing MKKEDFLKKIGENIVRLRDQKGLRQIDLAIELNIDDSSLRRIESGRTNPTIITLKKIADVLKVNLSEIVNV from the coding sequence ATGAAAAAGGAGGACTTTCTTAAAAAGATAGGTGAAAATATTGTACGACTGAGAGACCAGAAAGGACTTAGACAAATAGACCTTGCTATTGAACTTAATATCGATGATTCATCGCTACGAAGAATAGAAAGCGGAAGAACCAACCCTACCATTATTACATTAAAGAAGATTGCAGATGTTTTAAAGGTAAATTTATCAGAGATAGTTAATGTTTAA